The Sceloporus undulatus isolate JIND9_A2432 ecotype Alabama chromosome 7, SceUnd_v1.1, whole genome shotgun sequence genome segment ATTAACAGTGTCATGAGAATATTAATCTTTGGGGAGAATTAAGAAATGATGCTGTTTTCAGAGCTTGTTGTGGCATGCTTGCTAATGGATGCTGTTGAGAGTCTGATATTTCATACACAAGGATACCAAGATTAATGTGTATTTTGTGACAAAACTAGTGTTTGGAGCTAgtaatgtttgtttgtgtgtttgcagaGCCACACAATACTTGCTTAAGCTAAACGTTTTCTGTATCAACACAAATCAATGGAAGCTTTCTCCAGCCCAGCAGCTTCCATGTCTATGGGACTACATCCCCATCATTATCATTCAGTCTGTCCAATGTGCATGTGGGCTTGAGATGTTGAAATGCATAGTCCAAAATTTGGAAGGTgccaggtttaaaaaaaagccctgttATGTTGAGACATTCTACGTTTCTGAAGTGCTCGCCTCTGAAGGTAATTCACACAGTAACAGTTAACCCAAACATCTTACTACACACATGAATGGAATGTAAAGGATGTGGAGGATTTGATACACATTAAGAGGACCCTCACCAAAGCAAAGCCTTTGCTTACCATGTCACTCCTCAAGGTGGGCCAGGGAGATGGTGTGCACTGAAGGCCCAGTTCTGTCAGGAGCACGACTTTGGCTGTTGACATGGAACAGGGGAAAGACCTTGATCTTCATGCATAAAAACATCTGACAGATCTGCAGACGCACCTCCTTTTGCCTGTAGGCATAGATTAAGGGGTTCACCAGAGAGTTGCATACACCCAGCACCCAGAGGTACCGCTCAAGGAGATGATCCAGAAGACACTGCTGACATGCAATCTGTACAATGCTTCCGATGAAGAATGGGGACCATAAAACTGCAAAGCATCCCACTAGGATGGCCACAGTGCGCAAAGCTTTGGTGGCAGTAGAGCATTTAGGACCTGGACAGGTTGCCGTAAATCCAATAGGTTCCAATCCTTGAATTTGCtgagcatgcagagaggcaatctTCAGCAGGTGGCAATGAAAGTAGATGAAAATAAAGAAACCTGGGAAGAAACCCACACAAAAGATAGCAAGCACATATGTGGGCTGGAAGACTTTGAAGAAGGTGCATAGCCCTTGGTAGTTCTTTTGCTGGAAGCTGTGAACAATCATAGGGAGGAATCCAACCAAGCAGGCCAGGAGCCAGAGTCCTCCAATGCAAACCCCAACAACTGGGCCACACATGATTTTGAAGTACTGGAAAGGATGCTTTATGGTCAGGTATCTGTCAAAGGAGACCAAAATGACAGTGATGATGGAGGCAGCTGAGGGGAAGGTAACACAGGCCATCCGTAGCACACAGTAGTTTTGTGGGGTCTGATGCTCAGGGCTGGACAGCTCTTCAGTGACAAGGCCAGTTACAGTGAAACCGACCAAGGAGTCGGCAACGGCAAGGTTTAAAATAAAGCACAGCCCAAGGCATCTGCTCTTCCAGATCAGCTGAACCAACACGACAACCACAAAAATATTCACAGCCATGATGAGCAATGACAGGATTGCAAGGATGACCCCAAAGCTAAACTCTCCCATAATAATTTTAATTCCTGGAAGAACGAAGGCAAGGGTTTGGAGCTCTCTTCAAACGAAGGTTGCCAGGAGAATCACTGTAAACGTTTTCAGGTCTGTCACTTTGCTTGTAGGACCTATTTGGACAACCTCAAAACCAGGAGGtttatcctgtcttttcccaGGGAACCAAATAACTGAGCCGCACCTTCTGTTACCTTCATCTCTTTCTAGTTTTCCAAAGCTGATACAGACAGTAACTGCAGAAGTGGATGGATGTAGTCCCTCCTTCAGTTTCCAGACAACCTGAGAGTGCGGAGGATAAATGCTTCCTGGGACTTTGTAGCATGCGCTCAGTGCTCCAAGTGCTTGTGACTTGCTTTGGCGACGGCCTCCAGATGGTGTACATATGGGAAATCATCCATTATTTTATTACGTTCTTATGTTTTATGGAGTGCTATGGATTTTTAAATAATGGTTTTATATCTGTTTATTTCTTCCAGGATGCTTGCATGGAAAGTCATATAGAAAAATGCAAAGCTAACAAATTAAGCTGTTCAAAAAGGGTGTACTGGACCAAAGCAAAAGGGAGAACTGGCGTAGAgctgaagagtttattcctgacgtaggtatacccaactctcttccatggcagccatagatgctggcgaaacgtcaggaataaactcttctagaacatggccacagaaaatTAGGTTTATTTTGGCTGCAGCATTGTTCCCAGCAGGAAATTCTTCCATATTACTGGGACCACGATTCTAAAATGAACCACGTTTTCAtagtattttgaacaaagaaaactagaaatcacatttcattggGTTATATTGAATTAAACATTGACACCCCTATTCAAATGTTACACCTGACATACGTCTCTATGCCTCATGGTAACCATCAATCGAACCATTATCTATGTTTTGTTCTGCTGTCCTCAAACTGtttatgcagtacttccttttatttagGCAACTTAAAATCTGGAGCCATTCAGAGTTGTTTACATTCCAAAGGAGAGAGTTTGACATGGcctgaattccaaaatgtcctccattttgggagtGACTAAGGTTCATGAATGTATATCATCTATATTAgtgtgtttttggcttttattgtGTAATGGCCcactttttcttgaatgccccaCATTCTGAGGTTCATCGTCCTCCTTTGcgcagggtgagcagatgtccaccccccaaaggagggcaaggcgcTGCTAAATGgtagacattgaagaaaaatgggggacaggacaaaaaaaaattaaaaagttaaaatcattAACAGAATTATAAATCTCTTCTTCGTAGTcggtgctcaaaatggaggacgttttgggattccttcctggacaggaaggctggaatgtaggacatgtcctgggaaaggaggacgtctggtcactctgtcagtggtccccaaaactgtgccctttaagagattttggacttcagctcccagaagcctcatccatggtcaatggtctgggattctgggagctgaagtccaaagagcacagtttgggaaccactgccctaagacTGATTCCCAAACACTCCTTCCAGgtattttttggacttcagctcccagaagcctcagcaattttggccaatggtctgggattctgggagctgaagtacaaaaaaacctggaaggacagagtttgggccTCACTACTGGAGACGCTCTAGCCATCCGTTCTCTATGGTGCCAGTCCTTCTCGTTCTGCGCCTAGAGGTTCGATTAAGATCCGGAAGCCTTTGTGCGTGGGGTGGGCACTTCCTACTTTCGGAGGCCGCTCTACCTTCGGGACTCTATGGTAGAGAGACCCAAGGCGGTGTGACAAAAGGACCCTTTTATCACAAGATAAAAACGCTTTAAGAAACTTCACAGCAAGGATTTAAATAACCCAGTCAAAACAGggtaaactacatttcccatggtGCTCTTCGGCttgaagctccgcccccagaggcGGCCGACCAATGGGGCGTCCCGCAGAGCTTTGGGAGGCGGGGCTCGTGAAGGGACTGAGGCCCATTAGGCCGCAGGAGAGAGTGCGGAAGGCTGAGGCCGGAGGCTTCTTGCGGCGGATGTATCAGGAGTTTCGGCTTCGGAGGCCCGGAGGCCCAGCAGGTGGGCCGTTGCTAGGCAACGAGGGCGGGGCTGGCCGCGGCAGGCCCTCTTCCGTCTCCCCGACTCCGGTTGTCATGGGAACCGGCCCCCTACAGGCTTTCacagcctgcatccacactgcagaaataacccagtttggaaccctgggaagtgtagtttattgtggcaccagacctctctgacagaggaggctcagtgcctcacaaagctacactcCCCAGAACTCcccagcagtgagccagggctgttgaaagcggtctcagactcggttatttctgcagtgtgtctttggAGCTTAGTGTTGGGGTGCTTACAAGGTTGGGCCAAGGCagtgctcccagaagcctcagccatgttaggCGGCCAataatagcctgggattctgggagctgaagtacaaaatctcagtttggggagcactgggCTGAGGcttcatccatactgcagaaacagtccagtctgagagcgctttaactgcccgggctcaatgcaagggaattctgggaacaagtTTTGTGAGActtgggccttctctgtcagagagagcgagagagagagctctggggccacaacagactgcaattcccagttctcc includes the following:
- the GPR119 gene encoding glucose-dependent insulinotropic receptor, with the protein product MGEFSFGVILAILSLLIMAVNIFVVVVLVQLIWKSRCLGLCFILNLAVADSLVGFTVTGLVTEELSSPEHQTPQNYCVLRMACVTFPSAASIITVILVSFDRYLTIKHPFQYFKIMCGPVVGVCIGGLWLLACLVGFLPMIVHSFQQKNYQGLCTFFKVFQPTYVLAIFCVGFFPGFFIFIYFHCHLLKIASLHAQQIQGLEPIGFTATCPGPKCSTATKALRTVAILVGCFAVLWSPFFIGSIVQIACQQCLLDHLLERYLWVLGVCNSLVNPLIYAYRQKEVRLQICQMFLCMKIKVFPLFHVNSQSRAPDRTGPSVHTISLAHLEE